In Halichondria panicea chromosome 9, odHalPani1.1, whole genome shotgun sequence, a genomic segment contains:
- the LOC135342040 gene encoding zinc finger CCCH domain-containing protein 14-like: MDINNQKLRDGIIAKLKQYNAYIDNELPDYIIVMLANKKTMLQIKNDLQLFLGNNTDAFSDWLQRVASTPELLEDTDEGELKAVSDEEVDDSKPKVITLPGTKEKKASSELHIRESQGESMMSRDTAEGEIVDESRRSDRLRSERDGQRSRLTMKKRSHNVKPDSTRDQDLRAFIAQRREERNKQGKGGRYGHYDNDSESSEDEKERVSTSLSSVVKIMKRPQLGEKGGGRLLQKALLGLGRKRPSDETEEDVHVPKVKVARREEGGVVKRVLRVKKEDLDKFLSTKKSPKKTAVSQVSSTEPQEVRRGEGVESSEGSDAGDQVVIELERDSDDIQDQIIERATIAAVKSVLPMAARLGRKRKSSEQADLRELIRRRTSSSESTRFVVTLDGTDDPYQDDDLEDKGTQNEQDAHGNVRERCRFWPNCKNGDSCSYIHPTVPCKLFPDCKYGKRCLYVHPQCKFDSRCTRSDCPYLHTAPRHLALKPTAVPMPSPVPMFKPKFGPTFSYLSSSGGGQKFPEKSALTWTPNKSPHNSERKFAVPDDQTTSVPV; encoded by the exons ATGGATATCAATAATCAAAAGCTTCGA GATGGTATTATCGCCAAGCTCAAGCAGTACAATGCGTACATTGACAACGAGCTCCCTGACTACATCATAGTCATGTTGGCCAACAAGAAGACCATGCTGCAGATTAAGAATGACCTGCAACTGTTCCTAGGGAACAATACGGATGCGTTCAGTGATTGGCTGCAGAGGGTCGCGAGCACTCCTGAGTTGTTAGAGGATACTGATGAGGGAGAGCTGAAGGCAG TTTCTGATGAAGAAGTTGATGATTCTAAACCAAAAGTGATCACCCTTCCTGGAACCAAAGAGAAGAAAGCATCTTCTGAGCTGCATATCCGAGAATCACAAGGCGAGTCAATGATGTCACGTGATACAGCAGAAGGGGAAATTGTCGATGAGAGTAGAAGAAGCGATAGACTTAGAAGTGAACGTGATGGTCAAAGGTCAAGGTTGACAATGAAAAAGAGGAGCCACAATGTTAAA CCTGACTCCACTCGTGACCAGGACCTCCGTGCTTTCATAGCCCAGCGTCGTGAAGAGAGGAATAAACAGGGCAAGGGTGGACGGTATGGTCACTATGACAACGATTCTGAGTCAAGTGAGGACGAGAAGGAGAGAGTGTCCACTTCGCTGTCAAGTGTGGTCAAGATCATGAAACG ACCTCAGCTTGGTGAGAAAGGTGGTGGACGCCTGCTTCAAAAGGCCCTCCTAGGACTGGGCCGCAAGAGACCCAGCGACGAGACTGAggaagatgtacatgtacctaaggTTAAAG TTGCCCGGCGAGAGGAAGGAGGCGTTGTCAAGAGGGTCCTCAGAGTGAAGAAAGAAGACCTTGACAAGTTTCTGTCAACTAAGAAGTCGCCGAAGAAAActgcag TGTCCCAGGTATCATCTACTGAGCCACAGGAAGTAAGGCGTGGTGAAGGGGTGGAGTCTAGTGAGGGTAGTGATGCTGGTGACCAGGTGGTCATTGAATTGGAGCGGGACAGCGATGACATACAAG ATCAAATCATAGAGAGGGCGACAATTGCAGCAGTAAAGAGTGTTCTACCAATGGCTGCCAGACTGGGACGCAAGAGAAAGAGCTCTGAGCAGGCAGATCTGAGGGAACTCATCCGCAGGAGGACCAGCAGCTCTGAAAG CACTCGGTTTGTGGTGACTCTGGATGGAACAGATGATCCTTACCAAGATGATGATCTTGAAG ATAAAGGCACTCAAAATGAGCAAGACGCTCATGGCAATGTGCGAGAACGGTGTCGGTTCTGGCCCAACTGTAAGAACGGGGACAGCTGCTCCTACATACACCCCACCGTCCCGTGTAAGCTCTTCCCTGATTGCAAGTACGGGAAGAGGTGTCTCTACGTACACCCTCAGTGCAAGTTTGACTCGAGGTGTACTCGCTCCGATTGCCCCTACCTCCACACGGCACCCAGGCACTTGGCACTCAAGCCGACAG cTGTTCCGATGCCTTCTCCAGTGCCAATGTTTAAACCAAAGTTCGGCCCAACT ttctcATACTTGTCCTCATCTGGTGGAGGTCAAAAATTTCCTGAGAAGTCAGCTCTCACCTGGACACCCAACAAGAGCCCACACAACAG